The nucleotide window CATTATACAATAAGTTACCATTTGGATACATAAGGGTACAATGTGATATACATCTACTAAAGGATTTGGCAAATTTATATTACAAGAATGTTAAAGTAATTCAAGGAGACTGAATATAGCTTTACAGTTTAAATGCTGGCATATGTCTGATGAGTGCCAGTATAAAAGCTATAGCTATATCATCCAGTTTAATGTCTTCTACGGTAGAAATTTTTTAAAGGCACAAAATCAGGAGGACTATACCTATTTTGCAAAGAAACATAGAATCAATTTATAAAAGTGCAAACCCTTAGAATTCcatgattaaaaaaattatattggaaGTAAGTTCTTTCTGGAATAATTTAGTCACTTTTGCCAGAGAATCTATTAAAGCTCATGATCTTTTTATACAGGAAATTCCTAGGTATATACGAGGATCTTAAACACCATGCCTTATATCTATTATTAGAATGGTTACAAACTGTTGGTCACAGAAGAAAAGGATACAGTATGTGCACCATCCTGCCCCAATTCATGAATAAATTTGTTTTAAGACTTTGCTGGCAAATGTAGAATGCACAGGAAAAGCAAATTATAGCAGCACAAGCATCTGCTTAACAgctagaaaaaaaataacatgaataTATTGCAGCCTCCAGAGTTTTAGAGGTATGTTGGTTTGTTCATTAAACTCAGTCTTTGTTAACAGCTCACTGTAATTATGGTTGGCTCCATCTTGCATTAAGACCATTTTTCTATTTGCAATTAAGGCATCTAAAGTACAGATCTTTTCACAGCTGTACATTATACAGACAGAACTGCCAGATAATATTTGGACATTTCAAAAGAAATCTTAGTTATTTTCAAATTTGGCATATGGATTCTCTTCTTTAAACAAACctgaaagagaagaaatacatagttagaacattaaaaatattagcaGTATATGGGGAAAGACCAGAAGGAAGTGGAACAGAGGTTGGCCTTATCATGAAGTCCTTTCTGATCACCAGAGGATGAATCCCTCCCTTCCCACCCAAAGAGTGTTCACACCTCACTTCTTTTAGCTAGAAGGCAAGACTTAAGACTTCTCACTCACCTGGGCTAGGAGGTACTTTTGTATAGCTGTTATCTATgcctttcctcttctcttccttaGCTTCCAAAATGAAGTCAGGAAAATCATGGCATAAAATGAAGAGCATTAAGACTGAAGAGAGGGGTTACCTCCACGGGACAGGAAGAATTCTTAAGCTCTGCCTTCTAgctagaggaagaagaagaaacctTTCCTATTTGTTCCATCCTAGGGAGGCAGCACGGAGGACTGGGGGAGCTCATGGAATAAGGGGAGTTGTGGCATACCCCACCAACTAGCTAGCAGCAGATTTTTGCCAGATGCTAGCACATGGGGCCAGCAGAGAAGACAGCAATGCATTGGTTGGAATCAACATGCAAGTGACTTTGCAGGGAAAGGAGTAAAGTATTAAGAATTTACAGCAGAAATGACCATAGAGATTAAAATACATTCAGTAGGATAGAGAAGACAGATTGAAAATTATTTGCtaaagcattaaatataaatagaaagacAAAGaggtaagaaaataaaacaaggttCAGAAATACAGGACTGTGAAACAGGAAACAGATTGTAACATGCAAAACAAAGTTATAACTATAGATTACAATTAAGGATGTAAAGGATAAAATAAGACCATAGCAATCAGTAGGTAGTGCATACAATAGAGCAAGAATAGAGCAATACAGCAAGAATAAGGTTGACAGAAGATAAGACAATTAAGCTGTACCTAAGCTGTAAAGTATAAGCTTGTGGTATatcattttattattgtaataaaGAAACGTTTTTCAACTAAAATGGGACCTTGTCTTGCttgagtctgaaccatcactgagCCTATAATAGTCAATATTTGACATTCAGGTTGCACATACATACTCGTGTAATGAAACGGTAcagtaagaaaaaggaaattattcaaCACTTTCAAATAAGTTCAGTTATTTCAACAATTGTTCAACATTTATTAGTAAAGCTATCTATTTCTACTATATAAAATTGCTTTTCACAagtatatgcatttttaattgcACAGATACTACCATGTATTTTATAATTCTGAATATCAGCAAGCATGGATATGAAACAACATGATCCACATTCTATGGATAAGACACTACACAACACTTCAAAGTCCACAATATCACCATTACTGAACACAATTGCTGGAGTGATCCCTGCCAAATCTACAGTTCTCAGAGTAAAAACCACTGTGGATTCACCATTCTCGCTACGTCAAATAACAGTGCAGTTGTTTTCCTCCACCCCTTTCAAATTGAACCTTGGTGTCAGGAGTCGAGAACTATCAGTCACAAAAAGAGGAATACAGTCCTGTATTTTGGGGCTTTATAACCAGAGCCAACCACCACAGTAAGCAACATTCTTTGTAACAAAAAGACCATAACATAAGATAGTCTACCTCAATGTGTCACCCCTATACTTTGTTACAAAGAATGGCTTTActttacaaacaaataaaatagtagCACAAATTACCGTATTTTTTCCGGATTTCATCATGTCTAGATTTCATCTCTGCTCTCCTGTATGAAATATCAAGCATGTTACTTTAtggtgaggaggaggagcaggatcAAATAAGTTACCCTTTGTCCTGCTAAACAACaaactattctattctattaaaattaaaaatatgaattagAACTATAAGATATTCTAGACAGTTGCCAGAAAACTTCCCCCACATGCTGATTACAGAGGGAAAAATGTCCTAATCAAGCATCAGAATAATGTAATGAAAACTACTGGGTGAATGCACATCACACAGAAATTTAGTAAAAGTCTAATTTCATCTGGTCAGCACAACTGCCCACAACTACTTTCACACAAGTCACACAAGTTTCAGTCCAGGCATGAACCATCCCACATTGCCTGTTCCATGCATGGACCATTCCATGCATTGAACATTCTGTGTATCCCTAatgctaaattaaataaataatatatctgtATCCAAGTCactaaaaaaaatggaactgagACTGAGCTATATTTCACAAAATAGGATTAAGGTAATTTCCCTCATAAAATATGTGCTTAGAAAATGAGGTATACACAGCTTACAGCAGGTCTCATTTTAAAATTCAGGAACACTTTGAATAATACAGAGTGCCTCTGTAAAAAGAACACATTTTCAAAATTTGCATCATTCATTATTATCTAGGTGTAAATAGATCTAGGAATGGCACTGATAATTGTGGCAGATTTACAGATATGTTACCATGCACATATGCAATTAGTCAAATATGGAATGTTCCAGAAAAATCATACGTATGGGCATATGGATTTTATATTGGACTCTTACAATGAGATCTTACTTATTATACCATATTAACACATCTTTTTGGACCTATTATGGAAGACAAAGTATCAACTTCAGACCATGTATCCTACCTGTTCTCTTTTTATACTATTTCTAGTAGTCCAGGGCACAAGTCAGTGGCATGAGTTCACTATCTACTAGGTGATTTGATCAACAAAAGTTCTCTGCACATGACAAGAGTTGACTACATTGAATTAGAGTTGCTGAGCAAGTATATTTCTATTTCGCCCATGTATGGCTGGACTGAAACATTTGTGCTTGGTGTTCTAGGCAGACATATTCCAGAATGGTAAACAGTAGGATAAAGGCAAGGCAGGGCCATCAGCAGTGATGGGAAGGAAGGAGCTGTAGAGATCAGGGAAAGGGTGGTAGGTACGCTATACTTGGATTCAAGTGAGACTTGAAAGCCAGATTCAATATTCTCCAttctgcactactccaaggcagatacaacaaAGTCCCCATAGCTGAGCGTATCTGCCCATGAGGTGAAGAGGGAGTAGAAACcattttacatgtactgctacatgtaaattttatagggatatcaggtcaatttacattttgcccctaatagaaaaactccctgggtatccagataatttttatgtgaactatctacttcaggatttaaaaccttacattatGTGCACAGTTgctaaattctgtgttgctgcaatgaaaataagacacaTCCAgccaaagaaataactccctattttaaaacgtacttttaaatttgaagtatttaattgataaattgtcaggggatatatatttttacttttattttataatttcttaccatataatttctaatgttttaggctcaccccataaggtaacaaatgcagagtgaatgctgtattattatgtgatatattttgttagtttgtagtttattattgtatttcttgattgtactttgtttttttcttttaaattttgctggtcattgaccgcaactaataaaaaaaaaaaccaagtgaaACTGCAGCTAAAGGGAAGGAAGGTGCTGGGAAAATTGGCAGGCAGGCTGGTGCACAGGAGGAGTGGAGTGATGCAGTGGCAGAGAAGGGGAGCAGCCTTGCCTTTCTCAAGCCATAAGACCAGTCTGGATTCTGTTTTATCTGAAACTGTTACATGTTTTGCTTTGGTCAAATGGAACAGTTTGGACAAACATTCAGTAACAATAAGTTTGCTTCATTcacaaagcaaaacacattttctgttttgtgcacACCCCTATTTATCACGTCTGTGCAAAGTTTCAAGAAAACATCTAATTGTGAAGCAAGCCTTATTTCTTGATTGGCATGGAAAGACCCAAAGACTAGAAAGAACAAGCCTGACTGGCATCCATAAACTGGAAGGAACGCACCTTTCTTCTTGCCGAACTCTCCTTTGCTCTTGCTCCCTGGCAGCCTTTTCATCCTCTTTATTGGCCCTGCTGAGAATTAGATTATTGCAAACAGTTTGCAATATGTCATGATCCCCTATTATGGattcataaaaaccataaaaaaataatcaaaaatatTAGGGCTTCTGGGTGACATTCTATGGCTGACCAGACATCTCCAAAGGAGGGGGGATGGTGGCCAGTGGTGATTTCTGGCAGGCAAAGTCCTCCCAGATACAGGAGAGACTGAGATCACCCACCTGCACCCTGGACTgctgttcctcatgaggagactgcaggattgAAGTCCTGCAGCTTTTAAAGGAGACTAAGTTTGACCAAACCCTCattttcttaatcacttttggatacaATCAATTTACAGTTGAAAACAGGTATTTGAAAACAGCGGGACAAAGAAAACAACCTTTTAGTGAACCAGCCTTCCTTCCAAATTacagaaaataaagcaaagaggaaaataataatatttttaaaagactttaacacacaagcaagagcttaacaaGATTTTGACTAAGGAAGTTATAAATGGAGAAAGGGGACTGTACAAATTTGAAAGATTCATATTTTGGCGAAAGTGCTTCTGTTgctatttggaattaattaaataaatagaccagACCTTCGTGGGAATGTTGATTGTTTGATTTCAAAGGGCAAAGACAATTTGTGGAATTCACAAAACAAGGAGACAAGTGTAACACGAGATCGACTGTGTTAGTAAAACTACAGAAAGATAGATTGGACTAAAGCCTTATAGGAAAGGCGAAAGAGGGCAAGCTTGCCTTTTACTTTATTCTTCGTAATTGATTTACTTTTACTTCTggattataaataaaagaatgacAGTCACCAGAAAAGCTGCAAGGCTTGGTGAGAGGAGAGGATTGTTGAAGCAACTGGCAGAAAAGTGGATTACTCCAGAAATATTACATAAGATGTTTGAAGAGATGGATAAGCAGGTATCTGAATCTGTCAAATTTGTTAAAAGTGAGCTGGTTGCTTTTGAagtgagaatggaagaaaggtttttaaagatgaaagaagagatgaaagaagATGCTACCAAAAAAACCTGAATAATCTATAGGACAATTTATGGGAGAAGCTGACTTCCGGTTGAGAGCCATGGTAAGCTAGATGTCCCCTTTCACAGCAGGACAGTGTTACAATGGAGACTGGTGCGGGATGCAGGATCCTGGCCACCAAAAtgctctctggattaaggagagaTCTTTGAGACAGCACATGTGACTCCACACAGCTGCTCCTCCTGAGTAAACCACAGGAATCGTTTCATGGTTTGCCTATGAGTTAAGTGGCTGGGAGTCGAGGGAGGAACCATCTTTGCTCACAGTCATTAATGCAGcctttttaaaggacattaagcTCAACTGAGCctcacttcttaatcactttggatttgttttttttttctgctgctttaaaAGGATTAAGACCCTTTGGAACAGCAAGTTATACTGTATTCGCTAGGTGAGTTGCCTTCTTCTTCAAGAACGaacttttaaatacaatttttaaaagcttttgaaaaatattactttttggattaaacagcaaaagagtgctTAGAATATGGATTTTAGAATGTTCAACAACggattaagggctcagatggatttggaattataattttaaatttgtggTAGAATTCCTCCCATGGGAAATTGTCTGTTTTGAATTCATTAGAAGACATTTTCCCTTGGGAAAATGGCAATTGTTTGGGGTCTTTTTACAATGAGGGGACcttgaagattggacactagagggagctagaggataaagaaaatggaacagaaatCTATAACACAAGATTTTGAATATTTGTCTGCCAAGCTTTTTGATAAGATAAATAAATTTCTTGGTAAGATGGACAGAGCATGCTGTTATAAAGCTACAGAACAAGAATAAGTTGCAATGGacaatttggaaattattttgaagGGGGACTTAAATGTAATAAGCAATGAGAAGGATGTGGAGGAATATATGGGCATACAAATGGAACTGGATGACTGATGGATGACTTATTTCCTAAAGGAGATGTACAAATATTGAACCAGGAAACtgacttgaatatttttttttactggatatacaaaagaactcTGTTAAGGCTTTGAAGGACTTTATTAGAAGTGACAAACAAAAGGACAAACTTTACTTATtcaatatacaaaagaaatctatTAAAGTTTAGAAGATTTTTGGCTTGAAACACAGATGAACAGAAAAATAGCTTTTGGACTCTTCCTGAAGaggttaaaaatgtttttaaaaactcagggaaggaatacaaggttGGCTTATTCAATCagggataaaaaagaaaaataattatatctggttgcccttactggacttttgctgacaaagaatgactgacaaagcatttggattttttttttttacttaagtgATGAGCAATAGGGTGAAGagagattatgttttatttagagaCTATAATAAGCTATTAAAAGTatcttgctgggatgaagggggaaattaCTCCCTTTTattcccttttcccttctttttctctttttttcccatacttttttcttttcttttgtatttttctgtagtttgtattggcttttatttttttcatttataattcttaataaaattatttgaaaaaaacttatgggagaaattaaattaatgacaaagtggaaattttagagagtaaaacagaaataataaatagagATGTAAAAGGGcttagacaatttggcattacTGGGATTGAGGGACAAAGAATTTTGCTTGTCATTTAAAgcagttccagaggatcctgAAGAAGACACCAGAGAAAAGGTTGTTCAATCTTTAGGAAactttttggaatgggatgaagatgatATGGAGGCAGAAGTGGACAAAGTATAAAGAATCAACATGCgctttgcaaaattaagaaatgttccaagggatattgtgcactttgtcaggaagaagagtATAGGCcatgttttgcagcagcattttacttCCAGATTGAAGATTAATAATGCAGATGTGATTGTACTTAAAGAAATCCTGATCAGAATACTGAGCAAttgaaaagagtattttttttccctgacaagctcaaacagaaaaagataccATTTCAACGGGATAAATTGGAAGGAGTGATCTTCACTTTTGAACAACAAATGTTTACGCTAAATTTGGTCTAAAAagcaagagaattcctagaaaAATTTAAAGGAGAATTGTAAGAAGCGCAAATGGAAATGACAGAGGGCCCCAAACAACAGCCACAACCAGAAACTAAGGAGTTGACCAGCACGTTAGGCGATACAAGTATTGACGTTTTTGgcataaatatggattttaaatgtctaacatggaatataaatggagcaaatgctcctcaaaaaggaagaaaattatttcactactttaaaaaattgaaacaagatgtAATTTGTTTACAAGAAATGCCTcttagaaaaaagaatataaaatatttgatttgtaaAAATTTGggggaagaatttatttcagtggcACCAAAAGCAGAAATGGAGTTGTTTCGTATATAAACTGCCAATTAAAACCAGAACTAATATTATGGTAGATATATGGGGATTGAAGCTACTTTGCATGAGACCAAGACTCTGATAATGggaatttatgctccaaatgagGACAAAGTAACATTTTACAAAGGATATATGGTAAACTAATGGACTTGCCATTCATACACTGGTGTTTAATGTAAGATTGGGATGGAGTAATTTGTCCACAAAAAGATAgaatttctgagaaaaatattaaaatgacacAAGGTAAACtaccaaaagattttttttaagatggacAACTTAGAACTTGTAGGTGCATGGAGATACAAAAATGGTGATGTAACAGAATATACTTATTTTCCTGAAAGACACAGATCTTTTTCAAGGTCTGATATGTTTTGGATATCTAAGAATTTGGTTAATGGTGTTCACAGAGTGGAGATACTGCCAAAGACCTTTCAGACCACAACCCAGTGCCTTTAGCATATAAAAGGAAAATCAGTTCCTTCAGATGGAGGTTAAAAGAAACACTCTTGCGGAAAGAAACAGCAatggaagattgcaaaaagaagctgaaagaaatttttgacaataatcttaataaaggtacagaCACAAGGATAGTTTGGGACGCAAGAAAAGCTtttatgaggggacattttatacaacataatagcaggctcaaaaaaaaaaaacagagagagagagaaaacacaatCGATTTTAGAtggtaaccttagagagagagagggtaaaatataaatgtgcttGTAACTGCACTGCAACagactggaagctgcttctttataactttttctcttctttctttcttcgcactttttttttacttaattattacttttttttgctTACCttacatttctctttcaaaattggcattgtttttattattttaaatatttaataaaaattatatatattaaaaatagattGCTATTAgaacataaaatgttaaaaaataacattctatACTTgctttctgatcttttttttcctgcagcagaAACAGCAACAGGCGAAAAGTGCGATAAGGATTGTTCCTCCCACCACAGACATAGTAATGATCAGTGCCTCAAAATTCACTGAAATATTTAAACACAAAAAGTTAGCATGGAAACTAACTGCCAAAGAGTATTCATTTAGTATGGGCCccaattgtttatttaaaaagacaAGTTCTTTCAAGCAAAGACTGAAAGCTTATATCACAGAGAACCTATACTCATTAGAGTAGTTTCATACAAATGAGTTATGAGAGGCAGATTAAATCACCTGCAGTAAAAAGGATTGAATATATTTAGTCTCAGTGGCAACTGATCCCTCCAAAAATTTTAACTGGAACTCTCATACCTATCAGCTGCATATTTTCTAGTTACCAAATGCTGCAGTCAAGCAGGGAATGATACAAAGCAATCATATCATATTTGCAACTCCTTGTGCAATCTCCACCATCTTAATATTTATACTGATTTGCAATTGATCAATTTTATGACAACTAAAAGAATATTTCTAGAACACCCTTACCCCAACATACACCCCAGCGTGCAGAGCTCAACTCGCAAAGAGAACTTGGAGGGAGGATATTCCGAACAGGATACTCCATgcattttttgctgctgctgcaccATAAACACTGGAAGAGAAAATTGTGGTTAAACAACACAAGCTAGAGATTGCAAAAGTCAATTAAGAAATGAATCAATACTTCATTACGCATTGCAAACTTCTTGGGGGTGCTGCTTCAGTCATGTGCCTTGAAGCAGCATACAAGCCAAGGAGTAATAAAATCAACAGTACAATAATATTATCAATACAATAATAACAAATCACAATTGTCTTAACCATAATATTGCATTCACCTCAGATACATTCTCTCTTAAAAACCAAGTTTTTACCAGCTTCCCAAGTATCAAGAGTAAGGGTCCAAATCTCATACCTGGTGGCAAGACATTCTATAATAGGGGAGCTCCAGCAGAAAATGATCATTTCTAAGTCCTCTCATGTGGGAGCGGGAACCCTCAGCAGATGCTCTCTGCTGACATGCCTTGGGTGGGAAGATTTTATTTCAAGTAAGCAGTCATAGAAATATTCAGGCCCCAAACCATGTAGAATTTTACAGattatcaccagcaccttgaattatgcTCAGAAATCAacaggtaaccagtgcagctcccatgGAACCAATTTTATACGACAGTAACAAGTTATTCCTGCAAGTAGGTAGACTGCTATATTTGCAAtagctggagc belongs to Candoia aspera isolate rCanAsp1 chromosome 6, rCanAsp1.hap2, whole genome shotgun sequence and includes:
- the PTTG1IP gene encoding pituitary tumor-transforming gene 1 protein-interacting protein, which gives rise to MGLSRRLFLLCLPLLLSTLNSMVPGALATAGQGMGCQKYTNKTCEECLKNVTCLWCSSSKKCMEYPVRNILPPSSLCELSSARWGVCWVNFEALIITMSVVGGTILIALFACCCFCCRKKKIRKANKEDEKAAREQEQRRVRQEERRAEMKSRHDEIRKKYGLFKEENPYAKFENN